One window of the Actinomyces wuliandei genome contains the following:
- a CDS encoding LuxR C-terminal-related transcriptional regulator, whose product MSSQSSSSAIGVALVDSDPMALAYLRSCLSADADIQVLTATHSPDQLMAFLQAHGVDVLITSLHGGARDPADESLMIKEVLRASPRTRVVVLATQDSEDSLMQSLEAGASGVLLKSSPPEEILSAVRAVHSGGKVVTPVLTPRLIDHALASLPDVDDSVALSCREKDVLRLLCEGASNREIASRLAISEATVKTHVSVLLGKTGARSRLEIAVWAFRHGHAQTGPRSSS is encoded by the coding sequence ATGAGTTCCCAGTCCTCCTCCTCGGCCATCGGGGTCGCCCTCGTGGACAGCGACCCCATGGCACTGGCCTACCTCAGGTCCTGCCTGTCGGCTGACGCCGACATCCAGGTCCTCACCGCGACGCACTCACCAGACCAGCTGATGGCCTTCCTCCAGGCGCACGGCGTCGATGTCCTCATCACCTCCCTCCACGGCGGCGCCAGGGACCCTGCGGATGAGTCCTTGATGATCAAGGAGGTGCTGCGGGCCTCCCCCCGGACCCGCGTCGTCGTCCTTGCCACCCAGGACTCTGAGGACAGCCTCATGCAGAGCCTGGAGGCGGGGGCCAGCGGCGTCCTGCTCAAGAGCTCACCGCCAGAGGAGATCCTCTCCGCAGTTCGTGCGGTGCACTCCGGAGGGAAGGTTGTCACCCCGGTGCTGACGCCACGTCTCATCGACCACGCACTGGCCTCCCTGCCTGACGTGGACGACAGCGTCGCCCTGTCCTGCAGGGAGAAGGACGTTCTGCGGCTGCTGTGCGAGGGCGCCTCGAACCGGGAGATCGCCTCACGCCTGGCGATCTCCGAGGCCACGGTCAAGACGCACGTATCCGTCCTGCTTGGCAAGACGGGGGCGAGGTCGCGGCTGGAGATCGCGGTGTGGGCCTTCCGGCACGGCCACGCCCAGACGGGCCC
- a CDS encoding cyclodehydratase: protein MSTWHTSASGAASPPVTAYLVQEEVQGELSRAIVRRLASSRDVVVSVDRDLDSSRIPEADRLVLVAESGQEELREALDCLSFARCVPSLGLELHPTELRCGPLVVPGTTACYRCYLCGERRHMRPHRPQAAQADLLPRRCAQHVVLAVGLVALALDGADSRGPFAHEGGEPSGQVWSADLVAGTTSCSRIVGVQRCGTCSRRAVSRLRRPGQPGRRGGSPVLAGLWEAVYRQRTLVGTGRGA from the coding sequence ATGAGCACGTGGCACACCTCAGCGTCAGGCGCTGCGTCACCCCCGGTGACGGCCTACCTTGTCCAGGAGGAGGTCCAGGGGGAGCTTAGCCGTGCCATCGTGCGGCGTCTGGCCAGCAGCCGTGACGTGGTCGTCTCGGTTGACCGCGACCTGGACTCCTCCCGCATCCCCGAGGCTGACCGCCTGGTCCTGGTGGCCGAGTCCGGCCAGGAGGAGCTGCGGGAGGCCCTTGACTGCCTGTCCTTCGCCCGCTGCGTCCCCTCACTGGGGCTGGAGCTCCACCCCACCGAGCTGCGCTGTGGACCCCTGGTGGTGCCCGGTACCACCGCCTGCTACCGGTGCTACCTGTGCGGCGAGCGCCGTCACATGCGTCCCCACCGTCCTCAGGCTGCCCAGGCTGACCTGCTGCCGCGCAGGTGCGCCCAGCACGTGGTCCTGGCCGTGGGGCTGGTGGCACTGGCCCTGGACGGCGCGGACAGCCGTGGACCCTTCGCCCACGAGGGCGGTGAGCCCAGCGGCCAGGTCTGGAGCGCGGACCTTGTCGCCGGGACGACCTCCTGCTCCAGGATCGTCGGCGTGCAACGGTGTGGTACCTGCTCCAGGCGCGCCGTGAGCCGACTGAGGCGGCCTGGTCAGCCGGGTCGGCGCGGTGGCAGCCCCGTGCTTGCCGGGCTCTGGGAGGCTGTCTACCGGCAGCGGACGCTGGTCGGCACGGGCCGGGGCGCCTAG